In Kitasatospora sp. NBC_00240, the following are encoded in one genomic region:
- a CDS encoding metalloregulator ArsR/SmtB family transcription factor, with the protein MPVPLYQAKADFFRTLGHPARIRVLELLQDGPRPVRELLAEIDIEASSLSQQLAVLRRTQLVTATRDGNTVVYALSTPDVSELLRTARSILTDMITDQGLLLDQLRADDLDHGHATDTGRPGTDRTLLA; encoded by the coding sequence ATGCCGGTCCCGCTGTACCAGGCGAAGGCGGACTTCTTCCGCACCCTGGGCCACCCGGCCCGGATCCGGGTGCTGGAACTCCTCCAGGACGGCCCCCGTCCGGTGCGCGAACTCCTCGCCGAGATCGACATAGAGGCGTCCAGCCTCTCCCAGCAGCTCGCCGTCCTGCGCCGCACCCAGCTGGTCACCGCCACCCGCGACGGCAACACCGTGGTCTACGCCCTGAGCACCCCGGACGTGTCGGAGCTGCTCCGCACCGCCCGCAGCATCCTCACCGACATGATCACGGACCAGGGCCTGCTGCTGGACCAGCTCCGCGCCGACGACCTCGACCACGGCCACGCCACGGACACCGGCCGCCCCGGCACCGACAGGACGCTGCTCGCATGA
- a CDS encoding GNAT family N-acetyltransferase — MTSQNPEQQQLDPHRRHQQALLAELDEFYDAVPRKGARAEDFGPLTLFVREGEGWPFYARPTLGWTGAPATADDVRRVLARQRELGLPESFEWVAEHTPGLRTAIEQAGLAVHEHPLLVLPEEQGDGPAADRLPDGVRARVLDADDPALASAVAAPNLAFAEPGTALGTAGPAELAAAVLQAVADGAVERTAARIGAGVAAVAAVVEDGSALCSGQYQRVGPVCEIVGVGTLPSARRRGLGLAVTSALVADARARGVRTVFLSAADEDVARIYRRAGFRNTATALIAEPKA, encoded by the coding sequence GTGACTTCACAGAACCCCGAACAGCAGCAGCTCGACCCGCACCGCCGCCACCAGCAGGCCCTGCTGGCCGAGCTGGACGAGTTCTACGACGCGGTGCCGCGCAAGGGCGCCCGCGCCGAGGACTTCGGCCCGCTCACCCTCTTCGTCCGTGAGGGCGAGGGCTGGCCCTTCTACGCCCGGCCCACCCTGGGCTGGACCGGCGCCCCCGCCACCGCGGACGACGTCCGCCGGGTGCTCGCCAGGCAGCGCGAACTCGGGCTGCCGGAGAGCTTCGAGTGGGTGGCCGAGCACACCCCGGGCCTGCGGACCGCGATCGAGCAGGCCGGACTGGCCGTCCACGAACACCCGTTGCTGGTCCTGCCCGAGGAGCAGGGCGACGGGCCGGCGGCCGACCGGCTGCCCGACGGCGTCCGGGCCCGCGTCCTCGACGCCGACGACCCCGCGCTCGCGAGCGCCGTCGCCGCACCCAACCTGGCCTTCGCCGAGCCCGGCACGGCGCTCGGCACGGCCGGGCCCGCCGAGCTGGCCGCAGCGGTCCTGCAGGCCGTCGCCGACGGCGCGGTCGAGCGGACGGCCGCCCGGATCGGGGCGGGCGTGGCCGCCGTCGCGGCGGTCGTCGAGGACGGCTCCGCGCTGTGCTCGGGCCAGTACCAGCGGGTGGGCCCGGTCTGCGAGATCGTCGGGGTGGGCACCTTGCCGTCGGCGCGCCGGCGCGGGCTCGGACTCGCCGTCACCTCGGCGCTGGTGGCGGACGCCCGGGCGCGCGGCGTGCGGACGGTCTTCCTCTCGGCGGCCGACGAGGACGTGGCGCGGATCTACCGCCGGGCCGGGTTCCGTAACACGGCGACCGCGTTGATCGCCGAGCCGAAGGCCTGA
- a CDS encoding putative RNA methyltransferase produces MLQDIERYLACPHCGQELALGGRTLRCPAGHSFDLAKQGYVSLLAGDAHTGTGDTADMVSARTDFLAAAHYRPIADALADAAVAAAPEGLVADLGAGTGYYLAHVLDALPGNPGAALDISKFALRRAARAHPRIGAVVCDAWRPLPLRDASAGLVLNVFAPRNGPEIRRALRPGGTLLLVSPTSRHLRELVGALGLLSVDEDKQRRIEEKLGPYLAPAERREVEFPMRLSAADVRTVVAMGPSAWHTDREQLDARLAELSDPVEVTASVTVAAYR; encoded by the coding sequence TTGCTGCAGGACATCGAGCGCTACCTGGCCTGCCCGCACTGCGGACAGGAGCTGGCCCTCGGCGGGCGCACGCTGCGCTGCCCGGCCGGGCACAGCTTCGACCTCGCCAAGCAGGGCTACGTCAGCCTGCTGGCCGGCGACGCCCACACCGGCACCGGTGACACCGCCGACATGGTGTCCGCCCGAACCGACTTCCTCGCCGCCGCCCACTACCGGCCGATCGCCGACGCGCTCGCCGACGCCGCCGTCGCCGCGGCCCCCGAAGGGCTGGTCGCCGACCTGGGCGCGGGCACCGGCTACTACCTCGCCCACGTCCTGGACGCGCTGCCCGGCAACCCCGGCGCCGCCCTCGACATCTCCAAGTTCGCGCTCCGCCGCGCCGCCCGGGCCCACCCCCGGATCGGCGCCGTGGTCTGCGACGCCTGGCGTCCGCTGCCGCTGCGGGACGCCTCGGCCGGGCTGGTCCTCAACGTCTTCGCGCCGCGCAACGGCCCGGAGATCCGCCGCGCGCTGCGCCCCGGCGGCACCCTGCTGCTGGTCTCGCCGACCTCCCGTCACCTGCGCGAACTCGTCGGGGCCCTGGGCCTGCTGTCGGTGGACGAGGACAAGCAGCGCCGGATCGAGGAGAAGCTCGGCCCCTACCTGGCGCCCGCCGAGCGGCGGGAGGTCGAGTTCCCGATGCGGCTCTCCGCCGCCGACGTGCGGACGGTCGTCGCGATGGGGCCGAGCGCCTGGCACACCGACCGGGAGCAGCTCGACGCCCGGCTGGCGGAGCTGTCCGACCCGGTCGAGGTGACCGCCTCGGTGACCGTCGCCGCGTACCGCTGA
- a CDS encoding ATP-binding domain-containing protein, translating into MGTTSRQAVVAIEQKAVDRAYDCYEASLAEMTARSPATASASGKDSIATRAEAEARTEKYDGLGDEALVIMRVDSQQPAEAEPETWYVGRRTVFDVATSDQVVVSWTNPLAERWRTARPDAPGDVRLRRSLRCTGRTVEDYRDEILPAGMSEDGAEDAFDEATVTGSADDALTDHGTATGGNVVGRPTAATAVPSPRDGSRPRAGKPQQVDEFLLRELRRSRSGRMRDIVETIRRDQMALVTGSPADVLVIQGGPGTGKSAVGLHRVTWLVDNKHFRPEDILVVGPHQSFLEYVERVLPTLGTRDITAVRLSRLWEGTARGTDSARARLVKSDERMADVLRRRVEGECRPDAVDTLTVAPSHERDEAALAVLVGSTTLRLPRSEVLDLLRDARGGPGAYRVRRDRFRDLVVDRLLGELARSARRSGDAKVRRDLERHRQVTLLVERIWPPLSPEEALRSLLNSPDRLRECASGLLDDAEQAALRRPRADSAAEEPWTLDDLVCLEELRFLLAGETPQRYRHIVVDEAQDLTPMQARSLRRRCPTGSMTVLGDLAQATGPHAYTSWERLGGRLADRGGWQVEELNTSYRVPAEIMAFVAPLARAVAPGLPYPRAVRLAGDEAVRLVPTTPGELLDAAVSRTARLVSTTDGRTPRSIAVIVPDDSPWPAELRERLDRLDGLTPEGRRSVAILATGQAKGMEFDHVVVLDPTAVAGEGPAGLRRLYVALTRSTQTLTVLHTAPLPDALTPDVLTPDVLTPDSTPRAGAPAESAFDAPAESPAEVDPTRERAEIQADTRSGPAIGTTLRVRVLGRGAGARWRVRALAPALERTLVLDLRHGSPDPAVGAELDVWVFRNEGRASLVVAGEFGRRPVSVGMAPRYAAALDVLGELAADGDTLPPDAAARLSELKGMATRCLRRDKADWLAVWRLLGSPQAAHLEILRDLAQQTRDAVAAADPALGDRLRAELPRSGWTEALARAREQLEELRGLVRDSGSVPGVGPESGPGQGVGPVLDSLPDQEADEEADEEADEAPEHHQPEHSETDSKDAKPVYEEIGPTSQERRGVPSPTLLEELTAAAEADRNCNTHEAVRHELKAALLWAGLRPSDSPVVDVSRAGEGGVFLYEVLGAGQVGYPDIRAGAARLLEVDHVSSSNAARRYLVLVEPPAQDWVADTVREVFGVHLLWWAAGGWGGQDSETALGAGKRPAGRTT; encoded by the coding sequence GTGGGCACGACATCACGGCAGGCGGTTGTCGCCATCGAGCAAAAGGCCGTCGACCGCGCGTACGACTGTTATGAGGCCAGCCTCGCCGAGATGACCGCCCGGTCGCCCGCCACGGCGTCGGCGAGCGGCAAGGACTCGATCGCGACCCGGGCGGAGGCCGAGGCCAGGACGGAGAAGTACGACGGCCTGGGCGACGAGGCGCTGGTGATCATGAGGGTCGACTCGCAGCAGCCCGCCGAGGCCGAGCCGGAGACCTGGTACGTCGGGCGGCGGACGGTCTTCGACGTCGCGACGAGTGACCAGGTGGTCGTCTCGTGGACGAACCCGCTGGCCGAGCGCTGGCGCACCGCGCGGCCCGACGCGCCCGGAGACGTCCGCCTGCGCCGGAGCCTGCGCTGCACCGGGCGCACGGTCGAGGACTACCGGGACGAGATCCTCCCGGCCGGGATGTCCGAGGACGGCGCCGAGGATGCCTTCGACGAGGCGACAGTCACCGGGAGCGCCGATGATGCGCTCACCGACCACGGGACTGCCACCGGCGGCAACGTCGTCGGCCGGCCCACCGCAGCAACGGCCGTCCCCTCGCCGCGCGACGGCTCCCGGCCGCGCGCGGGGAAGCCCCAGCAGGTGGACGAGTTCCTGCTCCGCGAGCTCCGCCGCTCCCGCAGCGGGCGGATGCGGGACATCGTCGAGACGATCCGGCGCGACCAGATGGCCCTGGTCACCGGCTCGCCGGCGGACGTCCTCGTGATCCAGGGCGGCCCGGGCACCGGTAAGTCCGCGGTCGGCCTGCACCGCGTGACCTGGCTCGTCGACAACAAGCACTTCCGCCCGGAGGACATCCTGGTGGTGGGGCCGCACCAGAGCTTCCTGGAGTACGTCGAGCGGGTCCTCCCGACCCTCGGCACCCGCGACATCACCGCGGTGCGGCTCTCCCGCCTCTGGGAGGGCACCGCCCGCGGCACCGACTCCGCCCGGGCCCGGCTGGTCAAGTCGGACGAGCGGATGGCGGACGTGCTGCGTCGGCGGGTGGAGGGCGAATGCCGGCCCGACGCCGTGGACACCCTCACCGTCGCGCCCTCCCACGAGCGGGACGAGGCGGCCCTCGCCGTCCTCGTCGGCAGTACGACGCTCCGACTGCCGCGCTCCGAGGTGCTCGACCTGCTTCGTGACGCCCGCGGCGGCCCCGGTGCGTACCGCGTCCGCCGGGACCGGTTCCGGGACCTGGTGGTCGACCGACTGCTGGGTGAACTCGCCCGGTCCGCCCGCCGCAGCGGTGACGCGAAGGTCCGCCGGGACCTGGAGCGGCACCGGCAGGTCACCCTCCTCGTCGAGAGGATCTGGCCGCCCCTGAGCCCCGAGGAAGCCCTGCGCAGCCTGCTCAACTCGCCCGACCGGCTTCGCGAATGCGCCTCCGGCCTGTTGGACGACGCCGAGCAGGCCGCCCTGCGCAGGCCGCGGGCCGACAGCGCGGCCGAGGAGCCGTGGACCCTCGACGACCTGGTGTGCCTGGAGGAACTGCGCTTCCTGCTCGCCGGTGAGACCCCGCAGCGGTATCGGCACATCGTCGTCGACGAGGCTCAGGACCTGACGCCGATGCAGGCACGATCCCTGCGCAGGCGTTGCCCGACCGGCTCGATGACCGTGCTCGGCGACCTGGCCCAGGCCACCGGGCCGCACGCGTACACCAGTTGGGAGCGGCTGGGCGGACGCCTGGCGGACCGGGGCGGGTGGCAGGTGGAGGAACTCAACACCAGTTACCGCGTACCCGCCGAGATCATGGCCTTCGTGGCCCCGCTGGCCCGCGCCGTCGCGCCCGGGCTCCCGTATCCGCGTGCCGTACGTCTGGCCGGGGACGAGGCGGTGCGGCTGGTCCCGACGACGCCCGGGGAGTTGCTGGACGCGGCGGTGTCCCGTACCGCCCGGCTCGTGTCCACCACCGACGGCCGGACGCCACGATCGATCGCCGTCATCGTGCCCGACGACTCTCCCTGGCCGGCCGAACTGCGTGAGCGGCTCGACCGGCTGGACGGCCTGACCCCCGAGGGGCGGCGGTCCGTAGCGATCCTGGCCACGGGACAGGCCAAGGGCATGGAGTTCGACCATGTCGTGGTCCTGGACCCGACGGCCGTCGCCGGGGAGGGGCCCGCCGGCCTGCGCCGTCTGTACGTGGCGCTGACCCGCAGCACCCAGACCCTGACCGTCCTCCACACCGCTCCACTGCCGGATGCGCTCACCCCGGATGTGCTCACCCCGGATGTGCTCACCCCGGACTCGACCCCGCGGGCCGGGGCCCCGGCGGAGAGTGCGTTCGACGCCCCGGCCGAGAGCCCGGCCGAGGTGGATCCCACCCGGGAACGGGCCGAGATCCAGGCCGACACCCGGTCCGGACCGGCGATCGGCACCACCCTCCGGGTCCGGGTCCTCGGCCGGGGCGCGGGCGCGCGCTGGCGGGTCAGGGCGCTCGCGCCCGCGCTGGAGCGCACCCTCGTCCTCGACCTCCGGCACGGCTCCCCGGATCCGGCCGTCGGGGCGGAACTCGACGTCTGGGTGTTCCGCAACGAAGGCCGGGCCAGCCTGGTCGTGGCCGGCGAGTTCGGCCGCAGGCCCGTTTCCGTCGGTATGGCACCGCGCTACGCGGCCGCGCTGGACGTCCTGGGCGAGCTCGCAGCCGACGGCGACACCCTCCCGCCCGACGCCGCGGCCCGGCTGTCGGAGCTGAAGGGCATGGCGACCCGCTGCCTGCGCCGGGACAAGGCCGACTGGCTCGCCGTGTGGCGGTTGCTCGGCTCGCCGCAGGCGGCGCACCTGGAGATCCTCCGGGATCTGGCCCAGCAGACCCGCGACGCGGTCGCCGCGGCCGACCCCGCCCTCGGCGACCGGCTCCGCGCCGAACTGCCGAGGAGCGGCTGGACCGAAGCCCTGGCCCGGGCCCGCGAGCAGCTGGAGGAACTCCGGGGGCTCGTCCGCGACTCCGGGAGCGTACCGGGCGTCGGTCCGGAGTCCGGGCCGGGACAGGGCGTCGGGCCTGTGCTCGACAGCCTGCCGGACCAAGAGGCCGACGAAGAGGCCGACGAAGAGGCCGACGAAGCGCCAGAACATCACCAGCCCGAGCACAGCGAGACCGACTCGAAGGACGCCAAGCCCGTGTACGAGGAAATCGGCCCGACGTCCCAGGAGAGGCGGGGCGTTCCCAGCCCCACCCTGCTGGAGGAGCTGACGGCCGCCGCCGAGGCGGACCGGAACTGCAACACCCACGAGGCGGTGCGGCACGAGTTGAAGGCGGCCCTGCTGTGGGCGGGGCTGCGCCCGTCCGACTCGCCCGTCGTCGATGTCAGCCGTGCCGGCGAGGGAGGCGTCTTCCTCTACGAGGTGCTGGGCGCCGGCCAGGTCGGTTATCCCGACATCCGGGCCGGGGCCGCCCGTCTTCTGGAGGTCGACCACGTCTCCTCGTCCAACGCCGCCCGCCGTTACCTGGTGCTCGTGGAGCCGCCGGCCCAGGACTGGGTTGCGGACACCGTCAGGGAGGTGTTCGGCGTCCACCTGTTGTGGTGGGCCGCAGGCGGGTGGGGCGGCCAGGACAGCGAGACCGCCCTCGGGGCGGGCAAGCGTCCCGCGGGCCGAACGACCTGA
- a CDS encoding PKD domain-containing protein produces MRKVHSATVAVLAATAAVAVGFPVPAVAADQGGTLPTQLNIWRDGYQGPVTNAPTILASQQTTSGATIVENVFDFGDGTAPEHSPYYSTRHTYAAPGRYTVTLTSRDAAGNTGSASQVVTVGSVFVPAAPARLLDTRAGTGAARAKVGPDGVVTVTVAGRGGIPASGVTAVVLNLTATNPTDATFVTAYASGAGRPTASNLNTAPGQTVPNQVTVPVGPDGRISLYNHVGTVDLIADLEGYYAPTSVDPAAGTTIALGDARRVLDTRNGTGAAQARIHGGGVLTIRPTDLLSSTPPAGRSAAVLNLTVTDPTGTGFVAAYPGGSARPDTSTLNFTPGRTSSSLVTVPLGPDGTVNLFNSAGDSDLVADLQGFVATNSYPWGSTGYFTPVAPTRLLDTRNGTGGEPARLTPGAWRTLKVAGVGAIPADVRAVLVNVTATGTVGSGHVRVSYPGMMTRDTSNLNYQEGQTVANATLVPVGSDGCILLDNSYGGSLDAVVDLQGYTTD; encoded by the coding sequence ATGCGCAAGGTTCATTCGGCCACTGTCGCCGTACTCGCCGCGACGGCCGCCGTGGCCGTCGGCTTTCCCGTGCCGGCCGTCGCCGCCGACCAGGGCGGCACGCTGCCCACACAGCTGAACATCTGGCGGGACGGCTATCAGGGGCCGGTGACGAACGCGCCCACGATCCTCGCCTCGCAGCAGACGACGAGCGGGGCGACCATCGTCGAGAACGTCTTCGACTTCGGCGACGGCACCGCCCCCGAGCACTCGCCCTACTACTCCACCCGGCACACCTACGCCGCCCCGGGGCGCTACACTGTCACGCTGACCAGCCGGGACGCCGCCGGGAACACCGGCAGCGCCAGCCAGGTCGTCACCGTGGGCAGCGTGTTCGTGCCGGCCGCGCCCGCCAGGCTGCTCGACACCCGCGCGGGCACCGGCGCGGCCCGCGCGAAGGTGGGGCCCGACGGCGTGGTGACGGTGACCGTCGCGGGCCGGGGCGGGATACCGGCGAGCGGCGTCACCGCCGTCGTCCTGAACCTCACGGCGACCAACCCCACCGACGCGACCTTCGTGACGGCCTACGCCTCCGGTGCCGGCCGGCCGACCGCGTCCAACCTGAACACCGCGCCCGGGCAGACCGTGCCCAACCAGGTCACGGTGCCGGTCGGGCCCGACGGCCGGATCTCCCTGTACAACCACGTCGGGACGGTCGACCTGATCGCCGACCTGGAGGGCTACTACGCCCCGACCAGCGTCGATCCGGCCGCCGGGACGACGATCGCCCTCGGCGACGCCAGGCGGGTCCTGGACACCCGTAACGGAACCGGTGCCGCGCAGGCCCGGATCCACGGTGGCGGCGTGCTCACCATCAGGCCGACGGACCTGCTGTCGAGCACCCCGCCGGCCGGCCGCAGTGCGGCGGTGCTCAACCTGACGGTGACCGACCCCACCGGCACGGGCTTCGTGGCCGCCTATCCGGGCGGCAGCGCCCGCCCGGACACGTCCACGCTCAACTTCACTCCTGGCAGGACCAGTTCGAGTCTGGTGACGGTGCCGCTCGGCCCGGACGGAACGGTGAACCTCTTCAACAGCGCAGGGGACTCCGACCTGGTGGCCGATCTTCAGGGGTTCGTGGCGACCAACAGCTACCCGTGGGGGTCCACCGGCTACTTCACTCCGGTGGCCCCGACCCGGCTGCTCGACACCCGCAACGGCACCGGGGGAGAGCCGGCCCGGCTCACCCCCGGTGCCTGGCGGACCTTGAAGGTCGCGGGGGTGGGCGCAATCCCGGCGGACGTCCGGGCTGTCCTGGTGAACGTGACCGCGACGGGCACAGTCGGCAGCGGCCACGTCCGGGTGTCCTACCCGGGGATGATGACCAGGGACACGTCGAACCTCAACTACCAGGAGGGGCAGACGGTGGCCAATGCCACCCTGGTCCCGGTGGGCTCCGACGGCTGCATCCTCCTGGACAACTCCTACGGCGGCAGCCTCGACGCGGTCGTCGACCTGCAGGGGTACACCACGGACTGA
- a CDS encoding fic family toxin-antitoxin system, toxin component, giving the protein MNLEIDLSWLLMTAEQYTPGDPQVTDYGSLLAAVARHQAEIFDIAVYPEPQDRAAALMHQLIRVPALERTNELFATAAAYAYLVASGCTVATTAREVRSLARAIREGKIGVSGVSERLAAWVVDEAEEEEVSGEDDEDSD; this is encoded by the coding sequence TTGAACCTGGAGATCGACCTCTCGTGGCTGCTCATGACCGCGGAGCAGTACACCCCGGGTGACCCCCAGGTCACCGACTACGGATCGCTGTTGGCCGCGGTCGCCCGACACCAGGCCGAGATCTTCGACATCGCCGTCTACCCCGAGCCGCAGGACCGCGCCGCGGCCCTGATGCACCAGCTCATCCGGGTACCGGCCCTGGAGCGTACGAACGAACTCTTCGCCACCGCCGCCGCCTACGCCTACCTGGTGGCCAGCGGCTGCACCGTGGCGACCACCGCGCGCGAGGTACGCAGCCTCGCGCGGGCCATCCGGGAGGGCAAGATCGGCGTCTCCGGGGTGTCCGAGCGGTTGGCCGCCTGGGTGGTGGACGAGGCCGAGGAGGAAGAGGTCAGCGGCGAGGACGACGAGGACTCCGACTGA
- a CDS encoding toxin-antitoxin system HicB family antitoxin yields the protein MAKKQLNVRVDATTAEMARERAEQQGISMNQYIERLVQQDMGEAGRLFVDSAAQFMKEYETAFLAEFGDRSPADLQEVRR from the coding sequence ATGGCCAAGAAGCAGCTGAACGTACGGGTGGACGCGACCACCGCGGAGATGGCCCGCGAGCGGGCGGAGCAGCAGGGGATCAGCATGAACCAGTACATCGAAAGGCTCGTGCAACAGGACATGGGCGAGGCCGGGCGGCTGTTCGTCGACTCGGCGGCGCAGTTCATGAAGGAGTACGAGACGGCGTTCCTGGCCGAGTTCGGGGACCGCTCCCCGGCCGACCTCCAGGAGGTGCGCCGTTGA
- a CDS encoding DUF6126 family protein: protein MTDPAPDAVTEAMAGAGAGAVTEARNNTPGDARNDEKSRRRAMTIRAVIYIAATHLWAGFMILIFTLGKH, encoded by the coding sequence ATGACCGACCCCGCGCCGGACGCCGTGACCGAGGCCATGGCAGGAGCCGGGGCCGGAGCCGTCACCGAGGCCCGGAACAACACCCCCGGCGACGCCCGGAACGACGAGAAGAGCCGTCGCCGGGCGATGACGATCCGCGCCGTGATCTACATCGCCGCGACCCACCTCTGGGCCGGATTCATGATCCTGATCTTCACCCTCGGCAAGCACTGA
- a CDS encoding alpha-L-glutamate ligase — protein sequence MRICLLTPEPGHPLLAATTALLTPRHQVEALDPGTADPAWPDAARLADVYLLKARTPRALALARRLEALGAPVINSAAATELCQDRTRMAELAKTAGLPFAATRTAGSIGELTGPGGLTAADFPLVVKSRHSRRHDLVAKAEDLARLEALARDRPDEPVVVQPFTANSGWDQKLWVIAGQVFAARRRSELAADDRGPALPLAPADLPADRLDLVRRVGEVFRLDVYGVDLLDGAGEPLIVDVNAFPGIRGQAGAPEALAALALRAAEGAATRRTAGAGPPGQSRAGGPARVKA from the coding sequence ATGAGGATCTGCCTGCTCACACCGGAGCCCGGACACCCGCTGCTGGCGGCCACCACCGCCCTGCTGACCCCCCGGCACCAGGTCGAAGCGCTCGACCCCGGCACCGCCGACCCGGCCTGGCCGGACGCGGCCCGGCTCGCCGACGTCTACCTGCTGAAGGCCCGGACACCCCGGGCGCTCGCGCTGGCCCGCCGGCTGGAAGCCCTCGGCGCCCCCGTGATCAACTCGGCGGCGGCCACCGAACTCTGCCAGGACCGCACCAGGATGGCCGAGCTGGCGAAGACGGCCGGCCTGCCCTTCGCGGCGACCCGCACCGCCGGCTCGATCGGCGAACTCACCGGCCCCGGCGGCCTCACGGCGGCCGACTTCCCGCTGGTGGTGAAGAGCAGGCACAGCCGCCGCCACGACCTGGTCGCCAAGGCCGAGGACCTCGCCCGGCTGGAAGCGCTCGCCCGGGACCGGCCGGACGAGCCCGTCGTCGTCCAGCCCTTCACCGCCAACAGCGGCTGGGACCAGAAGCTCTGGGTGATCGCCGGACAGGTCTTCGCCGCCCGCCGCCGCTCCGAGCTGGCCGCCGACGACCGCGGCCCCGCCCTGCCCCTCGCCCCCGCGGACCTGCCCGCCGACCGGCTCGACCTGGTCCGCCGGGTCGGGGAGGTCTTCCGCCTGGACGTGTACGGGGTGGACCTGCTCGACGGCGCCGGCGAACCACTGATCGTGGACGTCAACGCCTTCCCCGGCATCCGGGGTCAGGCCGGCGCCCCCGAGGCGCTCGCGGCACTCGCCCTGCGGGCCGCCGAGGGCGCGGCCACCCGGCGCACGGCCGGCGCCGGACCGCCCGGACAGTCCCGCGCCGGGGGCCCGGCCCGGGTGAAGGCCTAG